Proteins from one Dromiciops gliroides isolate mDroGli1 chromosome 6, mDroGli1.pri, whole genome shotgun sequence genomic window:
- the AGA gene encoding N(4)-(beta-N-acetylglucosaminyl)-L-asparaginase — MGVGSVLWPGFLQPPLLLLLLLARHSLGTSGLLPLVINTWPFRGATIAAWQTLQSGGSVLDAVEKGCSWCERNQCDGSVGFGGNPDESGETTLDSMIMDGTTMQVGAVADLRRIKNAIGVARKVMEHTKHTLLVGESATRFAENMGFPNEELSTNTSRFLYSEWLKHKCQPNFWKNVIPDPTKFCGPYKPTTVLKQHLHTSEKIDIHSHDTIGMVVIGKTGHIAAGTSTNGARFKIPGRVGDSPIAGAGSYADSTAGGAAATGDGDIMMRFLPSYQAVEYMRKGDDPTLACQKVISRIQKYYPEFFGAVICANTTGSYGAACNKLSGFSQFRFMIYHPLQSQPIEEKVNCI, encoded by the exons ATGGGTGTGGGGTCGGTGCTCTGGCCCGGGTTCCTGCAGCCCccgctgctgctactactgctgctggcCCGGCACAGCTTGGGCACCTCCGGCCTGCTGCCCCTTGTCATCAACACTTGGCCTTTTAGGGGTGCAACCATAGCAG CATGGCAAACCCTACAGTCCGGAGGTTCTGTATTAGATGCAGTTGAAAAGGGGTGTTCTTGGTGTGAGAGAAATCAGTGTGATGGCAGTGTAGGTTTTGGTGGAAATCCTGATGAATCTGGAGAAACGACATTGGATTCCATGATTATGGATGG CACCACCATGCAAGTAGGGGCAGTAGCAGATCTCAGACGAATTAAAAATGCTATCGGTGTGGCAAGAAAAGTAATGGAACATACTAAACACACCCTTTTAGTGGGAGAATCAG CTACCCGGTTTGCTGAAAATATGGGATTTCCAAATGAGGAATTATCTACCAACACGTCTCGTTTTCTTTATTCGGAGTGGCTGAAACATAAATGTCAGCCAAATTTCTGGAAG AATGTTATACCAGATCCAACAAAATTCTGTGGACCATATAAACCAACTACAGTCCTAAAACAGCACCTTCACACGTCTGAGAAAATAGATATTCACAGTCATGATACTATTG GCATGGTTGTGATTGGTAAGACAGGACATATTGCTGCTGGCACATCCACAAATGGTGCGAGGTTCAAAATACCTGG TCGAGTTGGGGATTCTCCAATAGCAGGGGCTGGTTCTTATGCTGATAGCACTGCTGGAGGGGCTGCTGCCACTGGAGATGGTGACATCATGATGCGGTTTTTACCCAG ttaccAAGCAGTAGAATATATGAGAAAAGGAGATGATCCAACTCTAGCTTGCCAGAAAGTTATTTCCAGAATCCAGAAATATTATCCTGAGTTCTTTGGGGCTGTTATATGTGCCAATACAACTGGAAGTTATG